A window of Eubacteriaceae bacterium ES3 contains these coding sequences:
- a CDS encoding LCP family protein produces the protein MRIRHSISSNIIFRIIIILVLSAVILVTAYLGISYLGHEEEIAYAGQTLTDYDELKAITIDGVKYLPDPDVYTVLLGGVDKFGDAVESGSYKNDEQIDFISLIAYNTEENTCKILVVNRDTMTDVPVLGLGGRSAGTLYEQIALSHTYGTGLKDSAENTVNAVESLLGGITIDNYAIMKMDAIPILNDMVGGVTVTLTDDMTVIDPTFTEDTTVTLMGDQALKFVRQRWYVSDNSNLARIGRQELYINGFYHNLKASSTGNNSFLANAFGAIDDYLVTNCDYVKIGEFQNYIQSYPEAQVYSLSGETKQGSDDYIEFYPDKASLNQLTVDLFYEVAEEQ, from the coding sequence ATGAGAATAAGACATAGTATTAGCAGTAACATTATTTTTCGCATCATCATAATTTTAGTACTCAGCGCTGTTATTCTGGTTACTGCTTATCTGGGGATTTCCTACCTGGGGCATGAAGAGGAGATCGCCTATGCCGGGCAGACACTTACAGATTATGATGAGCTGAAAGCCATAACCATCGACGGGGTGAAATATCTCCCCGACCCGGATGTGTATACAGTTCTTTTGGGCGGGGTCGATAAGTTTGGTGATGCGGTGGAAAGCGGATCCTACAAGAATGATGAACAGATTGACTTTATCTCTCTGATTGCCTACAACACAGAGGAAAACACCTGCAAAATCCTGGTAGTCAATCGAGATACCATGACCGATGTCCCGGTTCTGGGGCTGGGCGGCAGAAGTGCCGGAACCCTCTACGAACAGATTGCCCTTTCCCATACCTACGGCACCGGATTAAAAGACAGTGCCGAAAATACAGTTAACGCCGTGGAAAGCCTGCTGGGCGGGATCACCATCGATAATTATGCGATTATGAAAATGGATGCCATCCCGATTCTAAATGATATGGTCGGCGGAGTAACGGTAACCCTGACAGATGACATGACAGTGATTGACCCGACCTTCACCGAAGATACGACAGTGACTTTGATGGGAGACCAGGCACTGAAGTTTGTGCGTCAGCGCTGGTATGTTTCCGATAATTCAAACCTTGCCCGTATCGGCAGGCAGGAACTCTATATCAATGGCTTTTATCATAATTTAAAAGCCAGCTCAACGGGCAACAACAGCTTTTTAGCCAACGCCTTTGGCGCCATTGATGACTACCTGGTCACCAATTGTGACTATGTAAAGATTGGCGAGTTCCAGAATTATATTCAGTCCTATCCGGAGGCCCAAGTCTATAGCCTGAGCGGGGAAACCAAACAGGGGAGTGACGACTATATCGAGTTTTACCCGGACAAGGCAAGTCTTAACCAGCTAACGGTGGATCTCTTTTATGAGGTGGCAGAAGAACAATAA
- a CDS encoding CpsB/CapC family capsule biosynthesis tyrosine phosphatase, giving the protein MIDFHSHVLPGMDDGSHNSEESNEMIRQSFEQGVEILVATPHFYPWQDQPDRFLERRNASVEALGKTYDNLLIGAEVAYYDGMGNSEEIEKLRIEETNLLLVEMPVTVWTERMVEDLHHVENKTNLKLVLAHIERYIKCQKGTDNIDYVCNNFLIQVSVDYFIDWKTQRKALKLMKKDYIDFIGSDCHNLTTRPPNIQEAYQTMIDKLGTQSVETFLDKQTNYLREGRNYEK; this is encoded by the coding sequence ATGATCGATTTTCATTCACACGTCTTACCAGGAATGGATGATGGCAGCCACAATAGTGAAGAATCGAATGAAATGATCAGGCAGTCATTTGAACAGGGGGTTGAAATTCTTGTTGCAACACCGCATTTCTATCCCTGGCAGGATCAGCCGGATCGATTTTTGGAAAGAAGAAATGCTTCTGTTGAAGCATTGGGTAAAACCTACGACAATCTTTTAATTGGTGCCGAAGTCGCTTATTACGATGGCATGGGAAATTCAGAAGAGATAGAAAAACTAAGAATAGAAGAAACAAACTTACTCTTGGTGGAAATGCCAGTAACGGTATGGACAGAGCGAATGGTTGAGGACTTGCATCATGTTGAAAACAAAACAAATCTTAAACTGGTTTTAGCCCATATCGAACGGTATATCAAGTGCCAAAAGGGAACAGACAATATTGATTATGTCTGTAATAACTTTTTAATTCAGGTCAGTGTAGACTATTTTATAGACTGGAAGACCCAAAGAAAGGCACTGAAGCTTATGAAGAAAGATTATATAGATTTTATCGGCTCGGATTGTCACAATCTGACCACCCGGCCGCCAAATATACAAGAAGCCTATCAGACCATGATAGATAAACTTGGGACCCAAAGTGTAGAGACTTTTTTAGATAAACAAACAAACTATTTAAGGGAAGGAAGAAATTATGAAAAGTAA
- a CDS encoding CpsD/CapB family tyrosine-protein kinase, protein MFGFKKKKSSSKRSERNKKSEQQKIGNSLNFQATEAYKRLRTNLEFSFANDKMCKVIGVTSAITGEGKSLTSINLAYSIAANNKKVLIIEADFRKPTVTSKLGKSYKIGLTDLLVGHDIPVRDILNSIDASEDVKLDLAPAGSIPPNPAELLDSKKMKEFLDACSMAYDYIIIDLPPVTVVADAVIASKFIDGMVVVVRQDRSDQKSLSETIRQLKFSNTKILGFIFNSYTQVRSGYYKKYSDNYSYSDYSNSKYAHTSSSLTNG, encoded by the coding sequence ATGTTTGGTTTTAAAAAGAAAAAGTCATCAAGCAAACGCTCGGAGCGCAATAAAAAAAGCGAGCAGCAGAAAATTGGTAACAGCCTGAACTTTCAGGCCACAGAAGCTTATAAACGGTTACGAACCAACCTGGAATTCTCTTTTGCCAACGATAAAATGTGCAAGGTCATTGGCGTTACCAGCGCCATTACCGGCGAGGGAAAAAGCCTGACTTCCATTAACCTGGCCTATTCCATCGCGGCCAACAATAAAAAGGTGTTAATTATCGAAGCGGATTTCAGAAAGCCGACGGTTACCTCAAAACTGGGCAAGTCCTACAAAATAGGCCTAACCGACCTGCTGGTTGGCCATGACATACCAGTTAGAGATATTCTCAATTCAATTGATGCATCGGAAGATGTAAAACTGGATCTGGCCCCGGCGGGGAGCATTCCACCAAACCCGGCAGAACTGCTGGATTCTAAGAAAATGAAGGAATTTCTGGACGCCTGTTCCATGGCCTATGACTATATCATCATCGATTTGCCGCCGGTTACGGTGGTGGCGGATGCAGTGATTGCCTCCAAATTTATCGATGGTATGGTGGTGGTGGTCAGACAGGACCGGAGCGATCAGAAGTCCCTGTCTGAAACCATCAGACAGCTTAAATTTTCCAATACCAAAATTCTTGGTTTTATCTTCAATAGTTATACCCAGGTCAGATCGGGTTACTATAAAAAATATAGCGATAATTACAGCTATTCCGATTACAGCAATTCAAAATACGCCCACACAAGTTCTTCGCTGACCAACGGGTGA
- a CDS encoding Wzz/FepE/Etk N-terminal domain-containing protein produces the protein MTNNTEQNDELEIDLLKLIKALWHKAWLLVLVSFIFGGGALAYTYLYVDPLYESSAQMYVNNNGLSFDTSALSISSTDITASKSLVDTYMVILKSRQMLNEVIADAQLDLTYDELVEMITAASVDSTEVFEILVTDTDPYRAELIANTIAEDLPERISSIVEGSSARIVDYAVVPAAKSSPNLFKYTLMGALVGFVLSAGLIIIIELSDTTIREEDYLVTNYTDIPLLAIIPDMDRDDSNNNYYSNYKQ, from the coding sequence ATGACGAATAACACTGAACAAAATGATGAACTGGAAATTGACTTACTAAAACTGATAAAGGCCCTCTGGCACAAAGCCTGGCTGCTGGTCCTCGTTTCTTTTATCTTTGGCGGCGGCGCATTGGCCTATACCTATCTCTATGTCGACCCCTTATATGAATCCAGCGCCCAGATGTATGTCAACAATAATGGCCTGTCATTTGATACCTCGGCACTGAGTATCTCCAGCACCGATATTACCGCTTCCAAAAGCTTAGTCGATACCTATATGGTTATTTTAAAGTCCCGACAGATGTTAAACGAAGTGATCGCCGATGCCCAGCTGGATCTGACCTATGATGAACTGGTGGAAATGATTACCGCAGCATCGGTGGATTCCACCGAAGTTTTCGAAATCCTGGTCACCGACACCGACCCCTACCGGGCGGAACTGATTGCCAATACCATAGCAGAAGATCTGCCGGAGCGAATTTCCAGCATTGTGGAAGGCAGCTCGGCCAGAATCGTCGATTACGCGGTGGTTCCAGCCGCTAAAAGCAGCCCCAACTTATTTAAATACACTTTAATGGGCGCACTGGTTGGTTTCGTTTTGAGCGCCGGCCTGATTATCATTATTGAACTTAGCGATACCACCATCAGGGAGGAAGATTATCTGGTCACCAATTACACCGATATCCCGCTTTTGGCCATTATCCCGGATATGGATCGGGACGACAGCAATAATAACTATTACAGCAATTACAAACAGTAA
- a CDS encoding STAS domain-containing protein: MEINKNLSDDKMVIALVGRLDTTTAPELEAAFNGVLDEAKNVELNLKDMDYISSAGLRVILMIQKKVNAISGKLEVKEVCDTVMEIFDMTGFSDVLTIS; the protein is encoded by the coding sequence ATGGAGATTAACAAGAATTTATCGGATGACAAAATGGTGATTGCCCTGGTTGGTCGTTTGGATACCACCACTGCCCCGGAGCTGGAAGCGGCATTTAACGGTGTTTTGGATGAGGCCAAGAACGTCGAATTGAATCTAAAAGATATGGACTATATTTCCAGTGCCGGCCTGCGGGTGATTCTGATGATTCAGAAAAAGGTTAACGCCATCAGCGGAAAGCTGGAAGTTAAAGAGGTTTGCGACACTGTTATGGAAATTTTTGATATGACCGGGTTTTCAGACGTATTGACCATCTCATAA
- a CDS encoding precorrin-8X methylmutase, whose translation MQYMNDPRGIEERSFEIITEELGDKSFPAEIDPIVKRIIHTTADFEYADLLEFLNGGYESGMGALRAGKKIYADTRMIQSGVNKKALADNGIEIVNYSHDLDVAEEAKERGVTRSTVAMEKAFKDDSIGIYAIGNAPTALFTLIENIKAGKAKSDLIIGAPIGFVGAADSKEALDQIDTPSIRINGRKGGSPVVATILNAMMYQIHREW comes from the coding sequence ATGCAGTACATGAATGATCCACGAGGAATTGAAGAAAGAAGTTTTGAAATTATTACCGAAGAGCTGGGAGATAAAAGCTTTCCAGCGGAAATCGATCCGATTGTAAAACGTATTATACATACGACGGCTGATTTTGAATATGCCGATTTGTTGGAGTTTCTAAATGGCGGTTATGAATCGGGTATGGGTGCTCTGCGTGCTGGTAAAAAAATCTATGCCGATACCCGAATGATACAGTCCGGTGTCAATAAAAAAGCTCTGGCAGACAATGGGATCGAAATTGTCAATTACAGCCATGATCTGGATGTGGCAGAAGAAGCCAAAGAACGGGGTGTTACCCGATCAACGGTGGCCATGGAAAAAGCTTTTAAAGATGATTCGATCGGTATCTACGCCATCGGCAATGCGCCAACAGCCCTGTTTACCCTGATAGAAAACATCAAAGCGGGTAAGGCTAAATCGGACCTAATTATTGGGGCTCCCATCGGCTTTGTCGGAGCGGCTGATTCCAAGGAAGCACTGGATCAGATTGATACGCCAAGTATTCGCATCAATGGCCGAAAAGGCGGCAGCCCGGTGGTGGCAACTATCTTAAATGCCATGATGTATCAGATTCATAGAGAGTGGTAA
- a CDS encoding cobaltochelatase subunit CobN: protein MQDKKSDGIFHPDSKVTFSSLELYLAWYKKDFSHYVGILTHAQNFHRRNIRVETALIRCFEKQGIGVVPVFSTSSSEPESGIRTFTQLVADCYSKCGQLAIDALINFQMIAATGRDLGDDLFTQGVESFKQMRIPVLRPIISHLQTQKEWENSISGLFSEISWAFTSPERLGMVEPVLIGTKEKRGQELVSIPIDEQIDTLVERVKSVLLIQGLKNKDKKVSLMLHSAPCAGVEATLGIGVGLNVFESVVKILERLKEDGYVVENLPENGKALKSLLMEKKAYQDFRWTTVEEIVKHGGDLFRMGLTGQGGYDQFYNELTQNQQAEMEKFWGPPPGEGMVVDGEMVITGLRFGNITVMIQPKRGCYGPKCTGEVCKILHDPSCPPPHQYLATYRYLEHIEKVAALVHVGTGGSLEHLPGKTNAPGPDCWPNTVVGALNHFYCYNMAVGVEGAGAKRRSYAKIIDYLPSTMIKDPERIELVKVIGQYLEAVTAESNQVELIGLRIMEMIDGHPEYEKVIQDEENFLEGLKALGNRLVQSINCGSEEKLHVFAQIPEVSEQIAFIKESLEGNSPVVFELKQGIKNEYDFHAGLLKFIEAVLEKEPLPKELPFNSEKEERKLAEEIEKCADSFKGVENELDGLMVALNGGYLEPGLSGMPKDGLLNVLPTGRNIYLMDTQKVPTKEAYGIGADLADQLVRRHINDFGQIPEKVALNMISTDISKTNGEELSQVLNILGVRPVWNESGIVMDIEIIPPEELNRPRLDVIVRISGVLRDSYPELVSMMDQAVRMAAEVDEPDKLNFVRKNSRLMAESLREMGLTEDQIRRRSTVRIFGDKPGAYGSGVDLALQASAWEDESELAKIFTLFSGYAYGEGLFGESFYEEFVANVKSADIAYETSVSKRYDLLSSSFSASVMGGFNEVKRAFKMEDLNYYHGTTDYKQQGNINSMEEAIDQMMDQTMFNPLWNEAVKNKSELGGSEIMCKVQTIFDWKCMTETIKDIKIDKLVKVYLDDPDTLNWLKEDNQFALEEMTRRFMELKERKKWEPEEETFEILKKVYLDIQGDMEELMESADGDYQGSEIEVINHDQVETWDEKFNTINHIF from the coding sequence ATGCAAGATAAGAAAAGTGATGGCATTTTTCATCCGGATAGTAAGGTGACTTTTTCCAGTCTTGAGCTTTATCTTGCCTGGTATAAAAAGGATTTCAGTCATTATGTAGGGATTTTAACCCATGCTCAAAACTTCCATCGGCGAAATATCAGGGTAGAAACTGCTTTAATTCGATGCTTTGAAAAACAGGGGATTGGGGTCGTTCCTGTTTTTTCGACTTCGTCTTCCGAACCGGAGTCTGGTATTCGGACATTTACACAGCTTGTAGCCGACTGTTATTCAAAATGCGGTCAGCTTGCGATTGATGCCCTGATTAATTTTCAGATGATTGCCGCAACCGGCCGGGATTTAGGGGATGATCTATTTACGCAAGGTGTTGAGAGCTTTAAGCAGATGCGAATTCCGGTTTTAAGACCAATTATCAGTCATCTCCAAACCCAGAAGGAATGGGAAAACAGCATAAGCGGTTTGTTTTCTGAAATATCATGGGCCTTTACAAGTCCTGAACGGTTGGGGATGGTTGAGCCTGTGCTGATTGGAACAAAAGAAAAAAGAGGCCAGGAACTGGTCTCGATTCCGATTGATGAACAGATCGATACCCTGGTAGAACGGGTGAAAAGCGTCCTCTTAATTCAGGGACTTAAAAATAAGGATAAAAAAGTGTCTTTGATGCTTCACTCTGCCCCCTGTGCTGGTGTCGAAGCGACACTGGGCATTGGTGTTGGGTTAAACGTTTTTGAAAGCGTTGTGAAGATTTTAGAGCGGCTTAAAGAAGACGGCTATGTGGTTGAAAATCTGCCGGAAAACGGTAAGGCTTTAAAGAGTCTTTTGATGGAGAAAAAAGCCTACCAGGATTTTCGCTGGACAACGGTTGAAGAGATTGTTAAACATGGTGGCGATCTTTTCCGGATGGGTTTAACAGGTCAGGGAGGCTATGATCAGTTTTATAATGAACTGACCCAAAACCAGCAGGCTGAAATGGAAAAATTCTGGGGCCCGCCGCCGGGTGAGGGCATGGTCGTAGATGGTGAAATGGTTATTACCGGATTGCGATTTGGCAATATAACAGTGATGATTCAACCCAAAAGGGGCTGTTATGGTCCCAAATGTACGGGCGAAGTCTGTAAAATTCTCCACGATCCGTCCTGTCCGCCACCCCACCAGTATTTGGCCACCTACCGCTACCTGGAACATATTGAGAAAGTGGCGGCCCTTGTTCATGTTGGTACGGGCGGAAGTCTGGAACACCTGCCCGGTAAAACCAATGCTCCGGGTCCTGACTGCTGGCCTAATACGGTAGTCGGAGCCCTCAATCATTTCTACTGCTACAATATGGCAGTGGGAGTTGAAGGGGCAGGGGCCAAGAGACGGTCCTATGCCAAAATCATTGACTATCTGCCATCAACCATGATAAAAGATCCGGAGCGAATCGAACTGGTCAAGGTGATTGGCCAGTATTTGGAAGCTGTCACAGCTGAAAGCAATCAGGTGGAATTAATCGGCCTTCGGATCATGGAAATGATAGACGGTCATCCGGAATATGAGAAAGTGATCCAGGATGAGGAAAATTTTCTTGAAGGCTTAAAGGCCCTCGGTAATCGTCTGGTTCAGTCAATCAATTGCGGATCAGAAGAGAAACTCCATGTATTTGCCCAAATTCCAGAAGTTTCCGAGCAAATAGCTTTTATAAAAGAATCCCTTGAGGGTAACTCGCCAGTCGTTTTTGAACTGAAACAGGGAATTAAAAATGAGTATGATTTTCATGCCGGATTGTTAAAATTCATAGAAGCCGTGCTTGAGAAAGAACCGTTGCCAAAAGAGCTGCCCTTTAATTCTGAAAAGGAAGAAAGAAAACTGGCTGAAGAAATTGAAAAATGTGCAGACAGTTTTAAAGGCGTTGAAAATGAACTCGATGGCCTAATGGTTGCTCTTAATGGCGGCTACCTTGAGCCAGGACTATCCGGAATGCCCAAAGACGGACTGCTTAACGTATTGCCGACAGGCCGAAATATCTATCTGATGGATACACAAAAAGTGCCGACAAAAGAAGCCTATGGCATCGGAGCGGATTTGGCGGATCAACTTGTTAGGCGGCATATTAACGACTTTGGCCAAATTCCTGAAAAAGTGGCGCTCAATATGATTTCAACGGATATTTCAAAAACAAATGGGGAAGAACTGTCACAGGTTTTAAATATTTTAGGCGTCCGGCCGGTATGGAACGAGAGTGGAATCGTTATGGATATAGAAATCATCCCGCCGGAAGAATTAAATCGGCCAAGGCTGGATGTGATTGTGCGGATTTCAGGAGTGCTTCGGGATTCCTATCCGGAACTAGTGTCCATGATGGATCAGGCGGTAAGAATGGCAGCTGAAGTGGATGAACCGGATAAGTTAAACTTTGTCAGGAAAAACAGCCGGCTCATGGCAGAAAGTCTCAGAGAAATGGGATTAACCGAAGATCAGATTAGGCGGAGGTCGACTGTTCGGATTTTTGGCGATAAGCCAGGGGCTTACGGTTCAGGTGTCGATCTGGCACTCCAAGCCAGTGCCTGGGAAGATGAGAGCGAGCTGGCAAAAATATTTACCTTGTTTTCCGGTTATGCCTATGGGGAAGGCCTGTTTGGCGAAAGCTTTTATGAAGAATTTGTCGCCAATGTGAAATCAGCTGATATCGCCTATGAAACATCAGTCAGCAAACGGTATGACCTGCTTTCGTCCAGTTTTTCGGCATCAGTCATGGGTGGCTTTAATGAGGTGAAACGGGCCTTCAAAATGGAAGACTTAAATTACTATCATGGAACGACCGATTATAAGCAACAGGGAAATATCAATTCTATGGAAGAAGCCATCGATCAAATGATGGATCAGACTATGTTTAATCCGCTCTGGAACGAAGCCGTCAAGAATAAAAGTGAGCTGGGTGGTTCGGAAATCATGTGTAAAGTCCAGACGATTTTCGACTGGAAATGCATGACTGAAACCATCAAAGATATAAAAATCGACAAGTTGGTAAAAGTTTATCTGGATGATCCGGACACGCTTAACTGGCTGAAAGAAGACAATCAGTTTGCCTTGGAAGAAATGACCCGCCGTTTTATGGAGCTCAAGGAGCGCAAAAAATGGGAGCCGGAGGAAGAAACATTTGAAATCCTCAAAAAGGTTTATTTAGACATTCAAGGCGATATGGAAGAGCTGATGGAATCCGCTGATGGGGACTATCAGGGCAGCGAAATAGAGGTTATTAATCATGATCAGGTTGAGACCTGGGATGAAAAATTTAATACAATAAATCACATCTTTTAG